NNNNNNNNNNNNNNNNNNNNNNNNNNNNNNNNNNNNNNNNNNNNNNNNNNNNNNNNNNNNNNNNNNNNNNNNNNNNNNNNNNNNNNNNNNNNNNNNNNNNNNNNNNNNNNNNNNNNNNNNNNNNNNNNNNNNNNNNNNNNNNNNNNNNNNNNNNNNNNNNNNNNNNNNNNNNNNNNNNNNNNNNNNNNNNNNNNNNNNNNNNNNNNNNNNNNNNNNNNNNNNNNNNNNNNNNNNNNNNNNNNNNNNNNNNNNNNNNNNNNNNNNNNNNNNNNNNNNNNNNNNNNNNNNNNNNNNNNNNNNNNNNNNNNNNNNNNNNNNNNNNNNNNNNNNNNgtggtattatggacattggggagggtatgtgctttggtgagtgctgtgaagtgtttaaacctggtgattcacagacctgtaccactggggataaaaatacatgtttataaaaaataaaaaattatattaaaaaaaaaaggctatataAATGCtcacattctcatcaacactgggttattataaatatttttaatctttgtcatctttttaagattctaaacATTAATCAATATAATATGTAACTAGGAGACAATAAAATACTCCATACCTTGGTCATCATGTTCTCCTCTCCAGATAGCACTTCCATTTGGAAATTTCGGTATgtattatcaatattattgattttatttactgcTGAGGTGATTCCTGGATTTTTGTCAATCATAACTTGGCCTGAAAGATAAGAATTCGTAATAAATACTGCCAGTTGGTcgcaaaataaaacaatatatgaaatggaaataaacaattttcttttggtttatagACAAAAATTGCACCTATAGAGTGGCATACAATGCTAAAAATTCAACAGATTAGTAAAGTTAGTGTCGCCTCcaacacaaatacaaaaaaacctTATgggtacatttttaaagaaaaattttcgaggggcatctgagtggctcagtcagttaagtgtctgccttcagatcagatcatgatcccagggggatCAGGTAGGCGGGGAGCTTCTGCTGTTCCCCATagttgtgcgctctctctttctgcaaataaagtatttgggaaaaaaaaaaaaagaaaaagaaaaattttcaaggaGTTTGGATctacttaatatttttcctttttttaattttttttttttttttttttttactaaatctCAAATGGACCAATACACAACAATAATCAAAAAGGGAGACCATAAGgtaaaacacagaaagaagagaTGTAAGGATCATGGGCAACAAAGATCTCAGAAATCACCAGTCTGTCCTCACTGGCCCCAAATCAAATGTCTTCTTTACTGTGTGCTTGAAACAGAAAGATGCCTTCGCTTTGGAAATATATGACaggaaaataagttttcaaataaaagaaacatagattcttagggtgcctgggtagctcagttggttaaacatctgacttcagctcaggtcatgatctcagggttcctgctcagtggaaaatctgcttgttcctctccttctacccctcccactTACTCTCTTGCAtactttctatcaaataaaaaaataaaatattaaaaaaaatagatctttagAGTCTTATCTAAATTCAGTGTTCATTTACTTAAATTGTTTTTGTCAAATATTTGCCAGAGCCAGAAAagctacaaaataataaaacacaccAGAAATGGTATATTGATGCCCCTCAATTAAAGTCTACCTTTTTTGTCAgcacttaaaaaatttataagaatCTACATGCTATCTCACTGCACAAAAATAACTTGATTTGTAAGCTAGTAAAAAGTactcaaaaatacaaataccctgatatataataaaaatttgtcCAGTTTCTTCCTGATAATTAGATACCTGATTTTAAATATGATAGTACTAATAAACTCCAGCCAATCATTGTTCTTATCCTGTTCCACTTCAGGTATCAGAACTCAATTTTTAAGGTATGGTAGTTTGAAATGAGGcatgaaataaaaaaaccaaaaccaattcTGAAAGTCTATAGTCTATGAGTAAACACTGTCTTGCTTTAAAATTGCCATTGTATGAAAATGTTTCACTTTTAATCTATGAGTGCTCCTTTATAAAATAGGGATGCTGAAAGGTATGTTTGACTTATGACAAGTAATGACTCACAGCAAAGCTTATCCTGACATTTGTGCCCAGTTATACATATAAAGATCTGCttagatatttattatattatcacTATGTATTATCAGCCCCTATCATCAATAAGAACCAATGAAATGCATAACGGCATATTTCTAAAATTCAACCCATGCAAAATACTGAGAACtatattttaaaggtgaaaataaTTCCCATAAATTCTGACAATtactctacattaaaaaaatttgagggacgcctgggtggctcagttggttaagcagctgccttcagctcaggtcatgatcccagcgtcctgggatcgagtcccacatcgggctccttgctccgcagggagcctgcttctccctctgactctgcctgccattctgtctgcctgtgctcgctctcgctcgctctcgcttgctctctgacaaataaataaataaaatccttaaaaaaaaaaaaaaaaatttgatctGAAGAATACATAGACATCAATATTTGTAAAGGGATACCTGCAATCGTGATTAGTCTTCTTTCTTATCCCAAAGGATAAAGGACCCAGGCTCAAACGTGAAGGCTTAAAGAGGTACAACACACAAAAGCATCATTTCTAAAAAGGTTAAGGGCACTAAAAGACAAAGTATGGTGCCTAACATACAGAAGACAATCAGATGAATCAAAACATGAGTAAACACTGTCTTGCACTTTTGATGGTAAAACACTCAAATTTAAGAAACCTAGAATTCAATATAGCTCTGAGGGCCTAATAAGTTCTGTGTACCAAAATGACAAGATGCCAAAGAATTCTGCCAAAGCTGAAGATGTGAGTTTAATCTATGCTTGTATGTTGTATACACAAAAGCCTGAACTGATTCTTAGAGCTTTGCTGTCACTTGGGGAAGAATATTTCAAAACTGGTTTTAAAAGAGAGGGTGTGTAGCCCAAGATccagtttaaaattaaaatgataaaatgtcctACTTCTGTAATTTGacatcaaataattttaagaactaAAATTAGAACTTGCTAATTACTACTTAGTACATGAATGTTACTAAGACACATACCAATTAAGTGCTTGAAAGGTAGTTGATGATCTCGAAGGTTCAGATGGGCAATATGTCCAACTCTGCTAAAACCTGAAGTCACATCTTGACCTTCAGGAAGCACAGCTTTCAAGATTTCTTCTGACTTAAAGTTTTCATAAGTTAGTTCCAAACTGTATTTAGAAATCTGTGGATTGACATTGAGCTGCTTTAAAATACTGAGTTCTGCTCTCTCAAAGGAGtcatcagtaaatattttatagggATCCAACATAATTAGTctactttcttcatcttctggatCTTCAATCACACGTTTTATGCCTGGGCGCTGCAGTGCTGCCCTTTTAAGGGATCGCATCAATTTATCGACTATTTCTTTCCTAACTTTAAGCACTGGGATGgttactgtctttttaaaagctgttctATCAAGTTTTGTCATTCCTCGAACATTAGAGGGTGGTGAAAACAATTCAGAGTCTCTCTGGTCTGTTTCTATTTCAGGCAtagttgagaatttttttctttgatccaaCAAGAAAGGTGCTCTGCTATGCTTCTGTATTTGTGATGTCCAAGATAGTGGAGTCAGTGATTCTGATTCAGATATTCTACAGTTTTCCACTTTGAAAAGTATTCTTGAGAATCCAAATGGCCTCGGTAAGATCCTAAAAAaaggatggatttttaaaaaataccataaaattacAAACTTATATGTGCACAATAGGTTAAGAAtaaaattctaggggtgcctgggtggcttagttaggtGTGGGGCTCTTcatttaggctcagatcatgatctcagggtcatgaaactgaGCTCTGTATCAGACCCCTTGGTCAGTGGgaggtctgctggagattctcttcctctgcccccccctaaataaataaaatcttggaaaaaatctaaaattctcatttttaaaaaaagatttatttatttgacagatatcaaaagtagagaggcaggcagagagtgagggggaagcaggcttcccgctgagcagagagccctatgcgagacttgattccaggaccccagcacCCCAAAACcacaaccccagctgaaggcaggggcttaacccactgagccacccaggtgcccctaaaattctCCCGTTTTAAACAACCTGCTAAATGCTGATAACTAAAACTTTAGTAATGTGTGACAAGTATACTATCTTTTCCATGATGCATTGTTTTTTATTAGTAGCAAATAATAAATTTGCAGCTTCAAATCACCTGCAGCCACAACAAGGCTTAGTGATCCATCAGCCTCCCTATAGTCAATGAACCTCTCCACCCACAATTTTCTATACATGTGGAATTAGAAGGCTGTGATTTAAGTTAAAAGATAATCTCTAAATGAAATGGTCATTAATTTTATGACTGTACCCATTTACTAGGATATTCTTAGGAGTGCTACATGCTTTACAACACATTGTCAATCTTGCCAGGTGTGTGATATCACATCCTTATTTAGTAAACGAGCATACTAAAGGTCAGAAGTAGGTTAATTCACCCAGTCTCGCTGCTTTAAGGGGCTGAGCAAGGATGAAAAGCCAGGTCGGCCTGACTTCAGAGCCTGTGGTCTTAATATATTGCTAGTATTGCTGGGTTGTCCGTCTTCAACGCTTTCCTACCAAAGTCGATGACTTGAGGTTTCGGTATTCGGAGGACTAGTATTTGCTAAGTCTTATATGCCCACTACATTAACAGTATCAGTTATTCACTTTACCTTCTAAAATACCAAAGAACCAACCGGTAGGGAAAGGGCCCTGTCCCAGGACCCCGTAACGCAATTTTCGAACTTCACAGTCAGGGTTCAAATTTGGTCTAGCAGTAagccagctgtgtgatcttgtaATTTCTTAACCCTAGTCTCGGCTTCCCACGTGTAAAACGAAAGGCTCTTTCAGAAAGCTTTTGAAAAGATTAAACTCATTCCTTCCTAGCAACTACTCGGACCTAGGCTCAACACCCAGGCGATAGGTGACCTCACAACGTTCTTGCGGCGGAGAGCAGACCTTGGTGGCCGGGTACTGCCACCCGACCATCAGCCTCTCCGTTCAGGGGCCTTGCGCTCACCACCTCACCAACGTCACCATCCCAATTCCCGGCTTCGCTCCGCGGCTGACTCCAAGACTACACCCCTCGCAGGCTCTGGTGCGGGTCGGAAACGGGTCACTCGTGGAAAGGCTGGCCCTCGATGACATCATCACCGTTCGCCACCAAGAGACTAGCGTCATCAGGTCGCGTCTACTCCCTCCTTTCTTCGCCTCGCTGAATGAGGTACGGAAACCCGGAAGGGCCGGTCCCACAGCCCCGCCTCCGACGTGACTAACGACTGGAGGGTTGGGGTTGTATCTCCCAGATGGATCTGGTAGTCGGCCAGCGAGCAGCATGGAGGCACCCTGGGGGATCGTCAACGCTGAGCGGAGCTGGTACGTCTCTGCCCAGCAGCCTGAAGAGGCGGAGGCGGAAGACTTGAGCCCGTTGCTAAGCAACGTAAGTGGCCTCTGCTAGCTTCCCGGTGCTGAAGGCGTCCGGGCTTCCCTGAAATGCCTGGCACAGAAGACCGGGGAAAGAAGGAGGTGGGGGTGCGGCacggggagaagggagaagctggAGCCGGACTCGTGGGGCGTGGGGCGCTAAGGCAGCATCCAGACGCCGATGAGACTGGGCGGAGTGCATGGATGTGCTAGCCGCTTAACAGGGCCCAGAAAGAAGGCGCAGCAGGCACAGGTGGAAAACGATGACTGGATGAGCAGCCCTAACGTTATGTAACTCAGTGCTGTTCCTTAGTCTCTCTGTGGACTTCCTGTTCCGTCCACCAGTCTTGTGAGGTTTTTGCCAGAGtcacaagatttttcttttctagacttAGTCATTGGGTGCCTGGAAACATCTTCATGCAGAGAGCCTTAGCGGTGAAGGAATGGAGGTGGCCTGGTGTAAAGTACATAAGCACTTCCTTGACCCTAAAGCCTGTGCAATGGGTCTTTGGCCTTTTAACTCAAGCCCCTGCACTCTAACAGTTTCTAGACTTTGCTCCCAAATGCTGTTTTGGGAGAGGATGTTTTCAAGGGTATCTTCGGTAGAGCAACGTgaattgtttctatttattatatCGTCATTGCAAGGTATTCCTGACCATCCTTGCATTTGAGCTgacttaattctttaaatatatagagattacttttgcAGTCCTAGTAATTGGGGAGCAACCTTGTCTACAGCAGCCTCAAGCTGACTCAGGAATTCTTCAGTAATCACATGGGCTGAGGccatctcccttctctctgtcccactTCATTCCTATCCCATCTTCATCTTTTGCAGTCACAAGGCTAGTCGTGGCTTTTCCTGAAGTCTGCCTGGGCCTGTACTCGTGGAGatgatttttctaagaaatgagATTCCTGGCCCTCACTAGTGGGtggtgggaagggaagaaaggaacccACGGTGCCTGTGGTTTGCAGGAAACTTTACCCATAacttgtcattcatttatttcgtGATGAAATTGGAACTTCACCATCCAAACATTTAACACTACTAAATTTGTGTGCTTGCAGGAAATTTACAGACAGGGATCCCCAGGTGTTTCATTTGGTTTTTCTGTGTTTAATCTGACGAATGCCATCATGGGAAGTGGCATCCTTGGCTTAGCTTATGTTATGGCTCATACTGGCATGCTTGGATTTaggtgagtttttgtttttttccttcttcttcttttagtgttacttttattttttccccattttgatAGTACACCAAGAAGCAAAGAGGCTCCAGAGCTAGTGTTACATGGTGTCTAGTTAAATTATTTCTGGGGTTTTGGCATTTTCCTGCTAGTCTGTAGCTTGGAGGGATgcaatataatttgtattttttatccaGAAGTGTggccaattttaaaaaatggaaacttgaTCCACACTTGCTTATAAAAACCTTAAGGAggggctgtttgtttttttgtttgttttcaagatattgtttatttacttgacgtacagagaaagagagagggagggaatataagcagggggaataggaaagggagaagcagacttcccatgagctaggagcccgatgtggggcccaatcccacgaccctgggatcatgacccctgagctgaaggcatatgcttaatgactgaaccaccgaggcactCCAAGGAGTGGCTATTTGTTGTGCCAAGTTGGCCAAAGTGAATTAAAGTTTATCAGCCATACAGATTACCTATGAATAGTAATTTTGTGAGTGTAAAGTTCataatcttttcatttctctccatcttctcctGTCTTCCTGCTGTTAGGTAGTCTTGTTTCCCTGAGTCTAGACATGTGTTCTGTGTCTATTGCTTTTCATCTAGACTTAACTCATTTCAGTTGGCCCAAAAGAGAAATCCTTGGCTTTTCTGTGTTTCCGTAGTACTTTGTGTATTTATTCTGTTATTATAATGTGTTATAATGATTTGTTTGCAAGTTCGTTACCCTGCTAAACTCAAATCCTTTAGAACTAGACCTTATCCTTAgcatttatcatttgttttctttatcagtAGAAGCAGATCTATTTtaccaggaaatttaaaataaaaattgtggcCCATtaggtttattttctgtttttattttgcatttcttgatAAGCAACCGGTTTTTAAGTAATGCAACTTaaacaaaaagatttatttatttgagagagagcacatgtgcaagcaggaggggcagagggagagagagagaatctcaagctgagccagaagcctgacctggggctccaccccatgaccctgagatcatgacccaagctgaaaccaaaagtgagatgctcaaccaactgtatCATCCAggcacacccccaccccgactTGTTTTTATAATTGGTTATGTGCACAacctttcataatttttaaaaatcaaaaaaaaattttaagtagaatcCACACTAATATGGGActtgaaatcacaaccctgagatgaagtcTCACGCTCTTCTGAGTGCTAGGTGCACCTCATAATTTTTTACAAGCTTTAATTTAAATTCCcattagttaatatacagtgttatattggtttcagttgtacagtatagtgattcagcaattccatacatcatcTAGTGCTTATCACAGTACAcgccttaatccccatcacctatttctcccatcccccgctcacctcccctctggtaaccctcagtttgttctctatagttaggcgtctgtttcttgatttgtctttctctctctctctctcttttctcctctttgcttgttttgtttcttaataaactctcataattttaaaacttcagtcgTGTATTTGATATCTTAGGCAAGACATAATCATAGGACTTATTTTTGgattccctttttaaaatctgcGTGCAGATGTATACCACGGAACATGTCCTTATTGAATCATATCAGATTTTCTATTTAGTGTTACCAAACAGTTATTTTGTGAGGCCTCAAGTGTACTGACTAGTGTACTTATATACAAATGACAGGTGTACCTCTCAGCTGTGCTACTTCGTAACAAGTATTAAGTAGACCTAGAAGAATTTCTTCAACTTCTGGGGCACTCCACTATTGCCAGCTTTCTAAGAAGCTTGTC
This Mustela nigripes isolate SB6536 chromosome 13, MUSNIG.SB6536, whole genome shotgun sequence DNA region includes the following protein-coding sequences:
- the TRMT5 gene encoding LOW QUALITY PROTEIN: tRNA (guanine(37)-N1)-methyltransferase (The sequence of the model RefSeq protein was modified relative to this genomic sequence to represent the inferred CDS: deleted 1 base in 1 codon) → MLLAGRLPDPSGRYNPNPPVVSHVGGGAVGPALPGFRTSFSEAKKGGSRRDLMTLVSWWRTVMMSSRASLSTSDPFPTRTRACEGCSLGVSRGAKPGIGMVTLVRWILPRPFGFSRILFKVENCRISESESLTPLSWTSQIQKHSRAPFLLDQRKKFSTMPEIETDQRDSELFSPPSNVRGMTKLDRTAFKKTVTIPVLKVRKEIVDKLMRSLKRAALQRPGIKRVIEDPEDEESRLIMLDPYKIFTDDSFERAELSILKQLNVNPQISKYSLELTYENFKSEEILKAVLPEGQDVTSGFSRVGHIAHLNLRDHQLPFKHLIGQVMIDKNPGITSAVNKINNIDNTYRNFQMEVLSGEENMMTKVRENSHTYEFDFSKVYWNPRLSTEHSRITELLKPGDVLFDVFAGVGPFAVPAAKKNCTVFANDLNPESHKWLLHNCKLNKVDQKVKVFNLDGKDFLQGPVREELMQQLGPLSKERKHSVHIVMNLPAKAIEFLSVFKSLLDGPPCSTELLPIVHCYSFSKDPNPAKDVQQQAGAVLGISLEACSSIHPVRNVAPNKEMLCITFRIPAAVLYKNQTLNLENHDDPPLKRQRTEKKVFSEEKTQIASVT